Proteins found in one Zea mays cultivar B73 chromosome 1, Zm-B73-REFERENCE-NAM-5.0, whole genome shotgun sequence genomic segment:
- the LOC100273754 gene encoding S-adenosyl-L-methionine-dependent tRNA 4-demethylwyosine synthase encodes MPPFPAATTTSHLALLVLFSSSSLFFLYKSLRLRRKPSPARTATPTLLFASVTGTSKTLAARLSARLTADAGFPVRATDAATFDPDDLPSVHLLLLVIPTHDGGATPPSAAFLSRWLEESAADFRAGALLLSGLRFAVFGVGSRAYGETFNAAARNFSRWLRALGAVEVVPLGEGDIDSGDLEAVFEEWNRRVLRVVKGEEVGYGANEKNNGLDELELEGEDWDDDDEEMVDAEVDMEDIAGKAPARRKNGNLEGVLANGVHNGVKDMVTPIIRTSLEKQGYKIIGSHSGVKICRWTKSQLRGRGGCYKHSFYGIESHRCMEATPSLACANKCVFCWRHHTNPVGKSWKWKMDDPLDIVNAAIDQHTKMVKQMKGVPGVKPEKLDEGLSPRHCALSLVGEPIMYPEINALVDELHRRHISTFLVTNAQFPEKIKALKPITQLYVSVDAATKESLKAVDRPLFSDFWERFLDSLKSLHEKDQRTVYRLTLVKGWNAEEIDAYAKLLDLGQPDFIEIKGVTYCGSSATSKLTMENVPWHSDVKEFSEVLASKSGGVYEVACEHAHSCCVLLAKVDKFKINGKWHTWIDYDRFHELVTSGKPFNSRDYMAMTPSWAVYGAEEGGFDPDQSRFKKERRHGTAALRS; translated from the exons ATGCCTCCCTTCCCGGCGGCGACCACCACCTCCCACCTCGCCCTCCTCGTGCTCTTCTCATCTTCCTCCCTTTTCTTCCTCTACAAATCCCTCCGCCTCCGCCGCAAACCGTCCCCCGCCCGCACTGCCACTCCTACCCTTCTCTTCGCCTCTGTAACCGGCACCTCCAAAACCCTCGCTGCGCGTCTCTCCGCCCGACTGACCGCCGATGCCGGTTTCCCCGTCCGCGCCACCGACGCTGCCACCTTCGACCCCGACGACCTTCCTTCAGTCCATCTCCTCCTGCTCGTAATCCCCACCCACGACGGCGGTGCGACGCCCCCTTCTGCGGCCTTCCTTTCGCGCTGGCTTGAGGAGTCCGCCGCTGACTTCCGCGCGGGTGCACTCCTCCTTTCCGGTCTCCGCTTCGCCGTCTTCGGGGTTGGTTCCCGGGCCTATGGGGAGACCTTCAACGCTGCCGCGAGGAACTTCTCGCGGTGGTTGCGCGCGCTCGGCGCCGTTGAAGTGGTTCCTCTCGGGGAGGGCGACATCGATAGCGGGGATCTCGAAGCGGTGTTCGAGGAGTGGAATAGGAGGGTGCTGAGGGTGGTGAAGGGCGAGGAGGTTGGTTATGGGGCTAATGAAAAAAACAATGGTcttgacgagttggagttggaagGGGAGGATTGGGATGACGACGATGAGGAGATGGTGGATGCGGAGGTTGACATGGAAGATATTGCTGGGAAAGCACCGGCGAGGAGGAAGAACGGGAATTTGGAGGGTGTTCTAGCTAATGGAGTGCATAACGGTGTAAAGGACATGGTCACACCAATCATTAGGACGAGTTTGGAGAAGCAA GGTTACAAAATTATTGGTTCTCATAGCGGAGTGAAGATTTGCAGATGGACTAAGTCGCAGCTGCGAGGTCGTGGAGGGTGTTATAAGCACTCATTTTACGGCATAGAAAGTCACAG ATGCATGGAAGCAACTCCAAGTTTGGCTTGTGCAAATAAATGTGTATTTTGTTGGAGACATCACACAAATCCTGTTGGAAAGAGCTGGAAATGGAAGATGGATGACCCTCTTGACATTGTGAATGCTGCAATTGACCAGCATACTAAGATGGTTAAGCAAATGAAGGGCGTACCAG GAGTAAAGCCAGAAAAACTTGACGAAGGTCTGTCACCTAGACATTGTGCGTTATCTCTGGTTGGTGAACCAATTATGTACCCTGAGATAAATGCTCTTGTGGATGAGCTACACCGAAGACACATATCTACGTTTCTGGTTACAAATGCTCAATTTCCTGAAAAGATTAAGGCATTAAAACCAATCACTCAG CTGTATGTCAGTGTGGATGCAGCTACAAAGGAGAGCTTGAAGGCTGTTGATAGGCCACTATTTTCAGACTTCTGGGAGCGTTTCCTG GATTCACTCAAGTCACTGCATGAAAAAGATCAAAGAACGGTTTACCGACTAACACTGGTTAAAGGCTGGAATGCAGAAGAGATAGATGCATATGCGAAACTGCTAGATCTTGGCCAGCCCGATTTCATTGAAATCAAGGGTGTAACATACTGTGGCTC GTCAGCAACTTCAAAGTTGACTATGGAAAATGTACCTTGGCACTCTGATGTAAAGGAATTCTCCGAGGTGTTGGCATCGAAAAGCGGTGGTGTATACGAAGTAGCGTGTGAGCATGCTCATTCATGTTGTGTCCTACTTGCAAAGGTAGATAAATTCAAGATCAACGGCAAATGGCATACCTGGATAGATTATGACCGTTTCCATGAACTGGTGACATCTGGAAAGCCTTTCAATAGCCGAGATTACATGGCCATGACGCCCTCATGGGCTGTCTATGGTGCAGAGGAAGGTGGATTCGATCCGGATCAATCTCGTTTCAAGAAGGAAAGGCGCCATGGAACTGCTGCCCTCAGAAGTTGA